A single genomic interval of Sceloporus undulatus isolate JIND9_A2432 ecotype Alabama chromosome 2, SceUnd_v1.1, whole genome shotgun sequence harbors:
- the CTC1 gene encoding CST complex subunit CTC1, whose translation MAESPDPFWAAVELHWARGFGPSEEASAEAAWQCLRRTLGPGGPLLHSYSLISVSDLQSQQRVACCSHLTWSSEEFNKWVRQNEGILPNERILQRTHLILFGYLTNERLGEKDRWVDGSLYVRDNTGIMPCELLHFKLDWLGRLLLFPSWIFIPQGDKGTAGYVEILEDPIPVIPGPEKTVNIVPIFYPGPAAQLLSARAQCKRLEKLNLAGELLRLSNILHIHHKTFFFLFLKCFSSAAYVPVLVQEAHHLVWQHALQLGHKYVLTDLKISCLKASEMKILVTSSSSQLLPYCTEQVKEQFLDSSTEGSPVVSVLCMSNVQPNRILEVKEEEKMLVPHRKSKMMSYTGIITHVLNAQAGLFELDNKFTLCLAYQQLQNFGRGLRPGARIELQDVHLVQKAVATSPSVLGACLRSTVVLKSFSAYSVLHQPITYRGNLYVRLLLYYNLSLPFYLWLVNLLETFKQRFCYFIPHHQALDAAEKFIVPILESLVMPRKQERNTHLEILAESHHCPIEQCQILEPPCQIPSFSLLYPMVEKQCWESSSPSPQLSSSSEIHNRSAQEVNHRLAWSCCSLSAENFQPHMMLLGVLGCSRRGYLQLQDKHKALPCVIFHRDGRPFAETSLIGCLLQVEIFQLITEQFLQCNFPPWQQLETPKYVKDKKTRLYVQFFFEDAKILHTPEKRVIKDPKLPEKRKTVRPRACESSSSGVKGNDTSTAEHRSSEDLNVGKAKPEASIPEHSENSAGKYSSVSRLFLVTQKEGLAQRNYLPSSESKGEDKQAAQVCFQAMVLWMSKPELCTSLEESGRHMISAPEKTNEGQQNVLLLFQRKSLHWFPFLHPGHMYRLIIPGCSDLNVFDKPSFSLAPSSLLNSLNCSLFLRIPDGALLDHVNQISQLVSPVMEQKLFSIDEILSPRFTGSLVSFSGEVVEKHLCQFPAGRQSRTNAQHKANRLSLDYTVKLSILPAAASPIGLDVYIEAPFLPYLWGVLPGARILFSGLQRKISRFGNVYCTYIASSCVRILTPPPNNLSSRHLGSTSVLSGVYLYNVALQPPSLCQIEATCHLTCVLFMSLQWTCSVCSSTFIEGRCSQNHPPCLSHTGVTKASAKILVEDGTSAFVVLCKDQQVQKVLSLNPKEWDIIQRHVQSKGSVYVQPSNASSGPRRTEEPEDILTSYLTSLCRSPVVCRTIRLTFQLDKKFSKVQEAGPRQLRRFFSNELEFLSHTRTESNLVCLNIQEAT comes from the exons ccttATCTCTGTCTCTGACCTTCAGTCTCAACAACGTGTGGCTTGTTGTAGCCATCTGACCTGGAGCTCTGAAGAGTTTAATAAATGGGTTCGCCAGAATGAAGGCATTTTGCCCAACGAAAGAATTTTGCAACGGACTCATTTGATACTCTTTGGCTACTTAACAAATGAAAGACTTGGGGAGAAAGACAGATGGGTGGATGGCAGTTTGTATGTGCGAGACAACACTGGCATCATGCCCTGTGAG CTCCTGCATTTTAAGCTTGACTGGCTAGGACGTTTGCTGTTGTTCCCCAGTTGGATATTCATTCCCCAAGGGGACAAGGGCACTGCTGGATATGTGGAAATACTAGAGGACCCAATTCCAGTGATACCTGGCCCAGAGAAGACTGTTAATATTGTCCCTATCTTCTACCCAGGACCAGCTGCACAACTGCTCAGTGCCAG GGCTCAATGTAAGAGGTTGGAAAAGTTGAATCTGGCCGGTGAACTGCTCAGACTAAGCAATATTCTTCACATCCACCACaagaccttctttttcctcttcctgaaGTGCTTTAGTTCAGCTGCTTACGTCCCAGTACTTGTACAA GAGGCTCACCACTTAGTTTGGCAACATGCACTACAACTGGGGCATAAGTATGTACTAACCGATTTGAAGATCTCTTGCCTCAAAGcttctgaaatgaaaatattagTTACCAGCTCTTCCTCACAACTTCTGCCTTACTGTACTGAACAAGTGAAGGAGCAATTTCTGGATAGTTCTACAGAGGGAAGTCCTGTTGTGTCTGTTCTGTGCATGAGCAATGTGCAGCCTAACAGAATATTGGaggtgaaagaggaagagaagatgcTAGTTCCACATAGGAAGTCCAAGATGATGTCCTATACA GGCATTATTACCCATGTGCTGAATGCTCAGGCTGGCCTTTTTGAACTGGATAATAAGTTCACTCTCTGCCTTGCTTATCAGCAGTTGCAGAATTTTGGTCGTGGGCTCCGACCAGGAGCTCGCATCGAG CTCCAAGATGTCCACCTTGTGCAGAAGGCTGTGGCTACTTCTCCCTCTGTTCTTGGAGCTTGTCTGCGCAGCACGGTTGTGCTAAAGAGTTTTTCAGCATACAGTGTTCTACATCAGCCCATTACATATCGTGGGAATTTGTATGTCCGGCTGCTCTTGTATTATAATTTAAGCCTGCCATTCTATCTGTGGCTAGTCAACTTGCTAGAAACATTTAAGCAGAG ATTCTGTTATTTCATTCCTCACCATCAAGCCCTAGATGCAGCAGAGAAGTTTATTGTTCCAATCCTGGAGTCTTTGGTGATGCCCaggaaacaagaaagaaacaCACATCTGGAGATCCTGGCAGAATCGCACCACTGTCCCATAGAACAG TGTCAGATTCTGGAGCCACCGTGTCAGattccctctttctccctgctGTATCCTATGGTTGAGAAGCAGTGCTGGGAAAGCTCCAGTCCTTCGCCACAACTAAGTTCATCCTCAGAGATCCACAACCGGAGTGCCCAGGAAGTTAATCACAGATTGGCCTGGTCCTGTTGCAGTTTATCTGCTGAGAACTTTCAGCCACACATG ATGTTGCTTGGAGTCCTGGGGTGCTCCAGAAGAGGGTATCTCCAGTTACAAGACAAACATAAAGCACTTCCTTGTGTAATATTCCACAGAGATGGCAGACCATTTGCTGAAACATCTCTGATAG gGTGTCTGCTGCAGGTTGAAATATTTCAGCTTATAACGGAGCAATTTCTTCAATGTAACTTTCCACCTTGGCAACAGCTGGAGACACCCAAGTATGTAAAGGACAAGAAAACaag GCTTTATGTTCAGTTCTTTTTTGAAGATGCAAAGATTCTTCATACTCCTGAAAAGAGAGTCATAAAGGACCCCAAACTCcctgaaaagagaaagacagtGAGACCCAGAGCCTGCGAAAGCTCGTCTTCTGGGGTGAAGGGCAATGACACCTCAACAGCTGAGCACAGATCCTCAGAAGATCTTAATGTGGGAAAGGCAAAACCAGAGGCCAGCATACCAGAACATTCTGAGAACAGTGCTGGAAAATATAGTTCTGTCTCCCGTCTCTTTCTGGTGACTCAAAAAGAGGGGCTTGCACAGCGCAACTATCTGCCCAGTTCAGAAAGCAAGGGAGAAGATAAACAAGCAGCACAAGTCTGCTTTCAGGCTATGGTGCTATGGATGAGCAAACCTGAGCTATGCACAAGTCTTGAAGAAAGTGGGCGCCATATGATTTCTGCTCCTGAAAAGACAAATGAAGGCCAGCAGAAC GTGTTGCTACTGTTCCAGAGGAAATCGCTCCACTGGTTCCCATTCCTTCACCCTGGTCATATGTATCGACTTATCATACCTGGGTGTTCG GACTTGAACGTGTTTGACAAACCAAGTTTTTCGTTGGCACCAAGCAGCCTCTTGAATTCATTGAACTGCTCCTTGTTTCTGCGTATACCAGACGGTGCTCTCCTGGACCATGTGAACCAGATTTCTCAG CTGGTTTCACCTGTGATGGAACAAAAGCTGTTCTCCATTGACGAGATACTCAGCCCTAG GTTTACAGGATCCCTggtctctttctctggggaaGTGGTGGAGAAGCATTTGTGTCAATTCCCTGCTGGAAGACAATCAAGAACAAATGCCCAACATAAGG CAAACCGTCTGTCCTTGGATTACACTGTAAAACTGAGCATATTACCAGCAGCTGCTTCCCCAATTGGGCTGGATGTGTACATTGAAGCCCCTTTCCTGCCATATCTTTGGGGAGTGCTCCCAGGAGCCAGGATTCTCTTCAGTGGCCTGCAGCGCAAAATTTCCag ATTCGGCAATGTCTACTGTACTTATATTGCTTCTAGCTGCGTGAGAATTCTGACTCCTCCACCCAACAACCTTTCTTCCCG acaTCTGGGTTCCACTTCTGTCCTCTCAGGAGTATATTTGTACAATGTAGCACTGCAACCTCCTAGTCTGTGCCAAATAGAGGCCACTTGCCACCTGACGTGTGTCCTTTTTATGTCCCTGCAGTGGACTTGTTCTGTCTGCAGCAGCACCTTTATAGAG GGCAGGTGCAGCCAGAATCATCCTCCTTGCTTGTCACATACAGGAGTGACTAAAGCTAGTGCTAA aatcctagtagaagatggaacaagtgcGTTTGTGGTGTTATGCAAGGACCAGCAAGTACAGAAAGTCCTGTCTCTGAACCCCAAGGAATGGGATATTATACAGCGTCATGTTCAGAGCAAAGGCAGTGTCTACGTTCAGCCCAGCAATGCTAGCTCTGGTCCCAGG AGAACTGAAGAGCCTGAAGACATATTAACTTCGTACTTGACAAGCTTATGCAGAAGCCCAGTTGTCTGTCGGACCATACGGTTGACTTTCCAACTGGATAAAAAATTCTCCAAGGTTCAGGAAGCAG